A genome region from Defluviimonas aquaemixtae includes the following:
- a CDS encoding serine/threonine protein kinase → MIDAIPGDIFRRGQVLNNTYEIEGVLGRGGTGEVYRAKNQITGRVVAIKALSKQFSGNDDYIELMKREEEMRDIHHDSVVRYTECSRSDQGHVFLVMDFIDGPSLNEVMASRRMDPRELMIVAHRVAEGLEAAQRHGIVHRDLSPDNVILRDGRAERATIIDFGIAKDTTAGALTIVGNEFAGKYEYAAPEQVDGRADTRSDFYALGASILAAWRGDVPFAGSTPGEIVRRKQMPLDTEGVPDPLKGLIDWLTAPDPRNRPQKASEIIARLDAALKSGRGPALEVPQKKREGRRGRGWLLVPLFAVLAAAAYFTVNYRDFFPEPLPIADPFRLTAAAASDGAAQFEGNAPDAASAERLAAAYAEATGATPSTEALSLAQGVPFEAWADAVGEAFAIMPGLEDWRLDMAGRAAVVQGLAPGGAERSALISELDAWAGRHDIALAAKIAAGPRVLEADAVAGILKGLADCGTLTIDRAEGGSYALGDTVRVTGFTTTEDTAARIVARLSEAVGDRRVAVETTALNADLCNVRQVLPIVPSNALSIWFGDGSTGAANLSGIYRAGENPIVEVHAPAGLAAASLWVVLVDNTGKVFNLLPNMGSEEQKIDALGQVENGVRRVRVLHSIDEFRQDNSLMAMRISDSDFGKSEIVAILSKSNLFKMRGPTSESIASFVESLTEIQSEQPGNIIGVASRLLDSRP, encoded by the coding sequence ATGATAGATGCGATACCGGGCGACATCTTTCGCCGAGGGCAGGTCCTGAACAACACCTACGAGATCGAGGGCGTCCTCGGCCGCGGCGGCACAGGCGAGGTCTACAGGGCCAAGAACCAGATCACCGGTCGTGTGGTCGCGATCAAGGCGCTGTCAAAGCAGTTTTCCGGCAACGACGACTACATCGAACTGATGAAGCGCGAAGAAGAGATGCGCGACATCCACCACGACTCCGTCGTCCGCTACACCGAATGTTCGCGTTCGGATCAGGGGCACGTGTTTCTTGTGATGGACTTCATCGACGGTCCGTCGCTCAACGAGGTCATGGCATCCCGCCGGATGGACCCGCGCGAACTGATGATCGTCGCCCATCGCGTCGCCGAGGGGCTGGAGGCGGCGCAGCGCCACGGAATCGTTCACCGCGACCTGTCGCCGGACAACGTGATCCTCAGAGACGGTCGGGCGGAGCGCGCAACGATCATCGATTTCGGCATTGCGAAGGACACAACGGCCGGCGCTTTGACAATCGTCGGAAACGAATTCGCCGGAAAGTACGAGTATGCGGCGCCCGAACAGGTCGACGGACGCGCCGATACCCGGTCGGATTTCTACGCTCTCGGCGCCTCGATCCTCGCAGCGTGGCGCGGCGACGTGCCGTTCGCGGGCTCCACCCCCGGCGAGATCGTGCGCCGCAAGCAAATGCCGCTAGATACCGAAGGCGTGCCGGATCCGCTGAAGGGCCTGATCGACTGGCTGACCGCGCCCGATCCTCGGAACCGTCCTCAGAAGGCGTCGGAAATCATCGCGCGGCTTGATGCGGCGCTGAAGTCCGGTCGCGGACCTGCCCTCGAAGTGCCGCAGAAGAAGCGGGAAGGGCGGCGCGGCCGTGGCTGGCTCCTTGTCCCGCTTTTCGCCGTTCTCGCGGCCGCCGCCTATTTCACGGTCAACTACCGGGATTTCTTCCCCGAGCCGCTGCCCATTGCCGATCCCTTCCGCCTGACCGCTGCGGCTGCTTCGGACGGCGCCGCCCAGTTCGAGGGCAACGCGCCCGACGCCGCCTCGGCCGAGCGCCTTGCCGCGGCCTATGCCGAGGCGACGGGCGCGACGCCCAGCACCGAAGCGCTGAGCCTTGCCCAAGGCGTGCCGTTCGAGGCTTGGGCCGACGCGGTCGGCGAGGCGTTTGCGATCATGCCGGGGCTCGAGGATTGGCGTCTCGACATGGCGGGCAGGGCGGCCGTCGTTCAGGGTCTGGCGCCTGGGGGCGCAGAACGTTCCGCGCTCATCTCGGAACTCGACGCCTGGGCCGGACGCCACGATATCGCGCTGGCGGCGAAGATCGCGGCCGGGCCACGAGTATTGGAGGCGGACGCGGTCGCGGGTATTCTCAAGGGACTGGCCGATTGCGGGACGCTCACGATCGATCGGGCTGAAGGCGGATCCTATGCGCTCGGCGATACGGTGCGGGTTACCGGCTTCACAACCACCGAGGACACCGCAGCGCGGATCGTCGCGCGGCTCAGCGAGGCGGTGGGCGACCGGCGTGTCGCGGTCGAGACGACGGCGCTTAACGCCGATCTCTGCAACGTGCGGCAAGTCCTGCCCATCGTGCCCTCCAACGCCTTGTCGATCTGGTTCGGCGACGGATCAACCGGGGCGGCAAACCTCTCAGGCATCTATCGCGCCGGAGAGAACCCCATCGTCGAGGTGCACGCGCCCGCCGGGCTGGCGGCTGCCTCGCTCTGGGTCGTCCTCGTCGACAACACAGGCAAGGTCTTCAACCTCCTGCCCAACATGGGCTCCGAGGAACAGAAGATCGACGCGCTCGGCCAGGTCGAGAACGGCGTCCGGCGCGTTCGTGTTCTGCATTCGATAGACGAGTTCCGGCAGGACAACAGCCTTATGGCCATGCGCATCTCGGACAGCGATTTCGGCAAGAGCGAGATCGTCGCGATCCTGTCGAAAAGCAATCTGTTCAAGATGCGCGGGCCGACGAGCGAATCCATCGCCTCCTTCGTCGAGTCTTTGACTGAAATCCAGTCGGAACAGCCCGGAAACATTATCGGAGTGGCCAGCCGACTACTGGATTCCAGACCTTGA